Proteins found in one Oryza glaberrima chromosome 4, OglaRS2, whole genome shotgun sequence genomic segment:
- the LOC127771955 gene encoding salutaridine reductase-like isoform X2, translated as MEETIFSSTHTRIAVVTGGNKGIGLEVCRQLAGNGATVVLTARDEAKGAAAVEKLHGLGLSSVIFHQLDVTDASSIARLAEFLESRFGRLDVLVNNAAVGGIVPVDDPSFGLLPTEEKFSGMDGHQRIEWMWKNCRQTYDAAKAGLKTNYYGTKNVTEALLPLLQSSSDGRIVNVASSFGLLRFFTNEELKRELNDADSLSEERLDELLGMFVRDFEAGAVAERGWPTEFSAYKVAKAAMSAYARILARKRPALRVNCVDPGYVKTDLTRNSGLLTPEEGASRVVAVALLPAGGPTGALFDGGKEASFV; from the exons ATGGAAGAAACCATCTTCAGTTCCACGCACACAAG GATTGCTGTAGTCACCGGCGGGAACAAGGGGATCGGGCTGGAGGTGTGCCGGCAGCTGGCCGGCAACGGCGCCACCGTCGTTTTGACAGCCAGGGACGAGGCGAagggcgcggcggccgtcgaGAAGCTCCACGGGCTGGGGCTCTCCAGTGTCATCTTCCACCAGCTGGATGTCACGGACGCTTCCAGCATCGCCAGATTAGCCGAATTCTTGGAGTCCCGCTTTGGGAGGCTGGACGTCCTG GTGAATAATGCCGCCGTTGGTGGGATTGTGCCCGTTGACGATCCATCTTTTGGTCTGCTGCCCACTGAAGAAAAG TTCAGCGGCATGGATGGGCATCAGAGAATTGAATGGATGTGGAAGAACTGCCGACAGACGTACGACGCTGCAAAGGCCGGCCTGAAGACGAACTACTATGGCACGAAGAATGTCACTGAAGCACTCCTCCCTCTCCTGCAATCCTCCTCCGATGGAAGAATCGTTAACGTCGCATCAAGCTTCGGGCTGCTAAGA TTCTTCACAAACGAGGAGCTGAAGCGAGAGCTGAACGACGCCGACAGCCTCAGCGAGGAGAGGCTGGACGAGCTGCTGGGCATGTTCGTGAGAGACTTCGAGGCCGGCGCAGTGGCGGAGCGCGGGTGGCCGACGGAGTTCTCGGCGTACAAGGTGGCCAAGGCGGCGATGAGCGCGTACGCGAGGATCCTGGCCAGGAAGCGCCCCGCGCTGCGCGTGAACTGCGTGGACCCAGGGTACGTGAAGACCGACCTGACCAGGAACTCGGGCCTCCTGACGCCCGAGGAAGGCGCGAGcagggtggtggcggtggcgctgctgcCGGCCGGCGGGCCGACGGGCGCGCTGTTCGACGGCGGCAAGGAGGCGTCCTTCGTGTGA
- the LOC127771955 gene encoding (+)-neomenthol dehydrogenase-like isoform X1, whose amino-acid sequence MEETIFSSTHTSLVADARIAVVTGGNKGIGLEVCRQLAGNGATVVLTARDEAKGAAAVEKLHGLGLSSVIFHQLDVTDASSIARLAEFLESRFGRLDVLVNNAAVGGIVPVDDPSFGLLPTEEKFSGMDGHQRIEWMWKNCRQTYDAAKAGLKTNYYGTKNVTEALLPLLQSSSDGRIVNVASSFGLLRFFTNEELKRELNDADSLSEERLDELLGMFVRDFEAGAVAERGWPTEFSAYKVAKAAMSAYARILARKRPALRVNCVDPGYVKTDLTRNSGLLTPEEGASRVVAVALLPAGGPTGALFDGGKEASFV is encoded by the exons ATGGAAGAAACCATCTTCAGTTCCACGCACACAAG TTTGGTTGCCGATGCTAGGATTGCTGTAGTCACCGGCGGGAACAAGGGGATCGGGCTGGAGGTGTGCCGGCAGCTGGCCGGCAACGGCGCCACCGTCGTTTTGACAGCCAGGGACGAGGCGAagggcgcggcggccgtcgaGAAGCTCCACGGGCTGGGGCTCTCCAGTGTCATCTTCCACCAGCTGGATGTCACGGACGCTTCCAGCATCGCCAGATTAGCCGAATTCTTGGAGTCCCGCTTTGGGAGGCTGGACGTCCTG GTGAATAATGCCGCCGTTGGTGGGATTGTGCCCGTTGACGATCCATCTTTTGGTCTGCTGCCCACTGAAGAAAAG TTCAGCGGCATGGATGGGCATCAGAGAATTGAATGGATGTGGAAGAACTGCCGACAGACGTACGACGCTGCAAAGGCCGGCCTGAAGACGAACTACTATGGCACGAAGAATGTCACTGAAGCACTCCTCCCTCTCCTGCAATCCTCCTCCGATGGAAGAATCGTTAACGTCGCATCAAGCTTCGGGCTGCTAAGA TTCTTCACAAACGAGGAGCTGAAGCGAGAGCTGAACGACGCCGACAGCCTCAGCGAGGAGAGGCTGGACGAGCTGCTGGGCATGTTCGTGAGAGACTTCGAGGCCGGCGCAGTGGCGGAGCGCGGGTGGCCGACGGAGTTCTCGGCGTACAAGGTGGCCAAGGCGGCGATGAGCGCGTACGCGAGGATCCTGGCCAGGAAGCGCCCCGCGCTGCGCGTGAACTGCGTGGACCCAGGGTACGTGAAGACCGACCTGACCAGGAACTCGGGCCTCCTGACGCCCGAGGAAGGCGCGAGcagggtggtggcggtggcgctgctgcCGGCCGGCGGGCCGACGGGCGCGCTGTTCGACGGCGGCAAGGAGGCGTCCTTCGTGTGA